The Bacteroidota bacterium genomic sequence CGAATGCCAAAGTAATACGTGCTGAGATTAGAGATGCTTATGGCCAAAAGCATCCAGAGTTCGACAAAGGTTGGCTTACGATGATGTTTACCGATTGTGTAGACCGAAGGTTGATCAATATTTTTGCAGGAAATGGAGCGGTTATCAACGACCCCAATCCACGAAAAGCAATAGGTGATTTTGTAAGCCATATTATAAAAAACAGTTATCTGAACGACTCCAAAAAAATAGATACTTTATTGGCAACCAAACCTTCAAAAGTTTTCAAAAACTTCGACGATTTACAACGTATGTCTAAAGTAATATATGATTATTATATTGAATTGGATGCACGCAGAATAAAGCAGGACGCAGCTTTGAATCAGCTACTGTCGAAGTATGTGGAAATAAAAATGTATTGGAAAAAACAAAATTTTACGCCCGATGCCAATATAACTTTACGTTTTACTTATGGTTATGTGCGTGGCTACAAACCTAATGATGGTGAGTATAATAAGCCTTTTACTACATTGAAAGGTATTATAGAAAAATGCGATAACAATACTTTTGTTATGCCTGCTAGTTATCAGCAGTTATATGAACAAAAAGACTATGATAAATATATGGATATAAATCTCGGAGATTTGCCTGTAGATTTTTTATATAATTTAGATACAACTGGTGGCAATAGCGGAAGCCCTGTATTAAATGCCTATGGCGAATTAGTAGGTGTGAATTTCGACCGTGCATATACAGCTACCATTAATGATTATGCTTGGAACGAAAACTATAGCCGCTCCGTAGGATGTGATATTAGATATGTATGTTGGGTACTGAAAAAAGTGGCCAATGCAGATAATTTATTAAAAGAACTTGGACAATAAAAATGGTTAATTATTAATGGTAAATTATTAATGTTATATATCTAGTAAATGTATCCTGTAAAGTAAAAAAATCATTAAATCAAACCTCATTAAATCATTCAATGTTAATTGCTCCTTCCATACTAGCTGCTGATTTTGCAAACTTGCAAAAGGAAACAGAAATGCTCAATAATAGCACAGCCGACTGGATACATGTGGATGTGATGGACGGCATGTTTGTGCCCAATATATCATTTGGAATTCCGGTAATACAAGCGATAAAAAAGCATAGTAAAAAACCATTGGATGTGCATTTAATGATTGTAGATCCTGATAGATATTTGCAAGCTTTCAAAAATGCAGGAGCTGATAATTTATCGGTACATATAGAAGCTTGCCACCATTTGCACCGCACCATTCAAGGAATTAAAGAGTTGGGAATGAAGGCAGGCGTTGCTATTAATCCGCATACATCTATTCATGGATTATTTGATATTATAGCTGATATAGATTTGATATGTGTGATGAGTGTGAATCCAGGTTTTGGTGGGCAAAAATTTATTGAAAATACTTATGATAAAGTATCACGATTAAAAGATATGATTCTGCAAAAATCATCGAAAGCTATGATAGAAATTGATGGTGGAGTTAATATACAAAATGCTCCAAAACTTAGAGATGCTGGGGCAGATGTTTTAGTTGCAGGTAATTTCGTTTTCGCTTCCAGTAATCCTTTGCAGGTTATTGAGGAGTTGAAGGCCGTTTAAAACGTCATTCTGAGTCTCGTCAAAACAAGAGCTTGAAATTTTGACATATTACTTTGACGAGACTCAGAATCTGTTGAATTCGGAGATGTTATTTGCAGATTCTTCGCTCGAATTCCGATAAGTCGGGATCAGAATGACGTTATGAATGATGAAAAAAATTTCCATCAAACCATATAGCAAAGTATAGTAACTTTGCATCATATTATTTAACCAAAACATGAGTAACGAACCCCACAAAATTATTTTCTCGATGGCCAAGGTGAGCAAGACTTACCCGCCAAATAAACAAGTACTTAAAGATATATACTTATCATTTTTCTACGGAGCTAAAATTGGAGTTTTAGGACTCAATGGTTCGGGCAAATCGAGCTTGCTTAAAATTATTGCAGGCATTGATAAAAGCTATAATGGTGAGGTCGTGTTTAACCAAGATTTTAAAATTGGATATTTGGCCCAAGAACCAGAATTGGACGAAACCAAAACTGTGAAAGAAGTGGTGAGTGAAGGTGTTCAGCATATCATGGATATATTGAATGAGTATAATGAAATCAATGAAAAATTAGGAACTCCTGAAGTATATGAAAATGCGGATGTGATGGAAAAATTCCTGAACCGTCAGGGCGAATTGCAAGATAAAATTGATGCCACAGATGCTTGGGAACTTGATACAAAATTAGACAAAGCCATGGACGCACTTCGTTGCCCCGATGCCGATACACCTATAAAAGTATTATCGGGTGGAGAACGCCGCCGCGTTGCACTTTGCCGTTTGCTATTAAGTGAGCCTGATATATTATTATTGGATGAGCCTACCAACCATTTGGATGCAGAAAGTGTAGAATGGCTCGAAACATTTTTGAAAACATATAAAGGTACTGTTATAGCAGTAACGCACGATAGATATTTCTTAGATAATGTGGCGGGTTGGATATTAGAATTGGATAGGGGAGAAGGTATTCCATGGCAAGGCAATTATACAAGTTGGCTCGAGCAAAAAACCAAACGCATGGCTGCCGAAGAAAAAAGCGAAGGCAAACGCCAAAAATCATTAGAGCGTGAATTGGAATGGGTTCGTATGGCACCAAAAGCTCGCCATGCCAAGAGCAAAGCCCGTCTTGGAGCTTATGATAGAATGATGAGCGAAGAAGGAAAAGAGAAAGAACAAAAATTAGAATTATATATTCCACCAGGACCTCGTTTGGGCGATGTAGTTATTGAAGCACATGATGTGAGCAAAGCATTTGGCAGTAAATTACTATATGAAAATTTAAATATAAGTTTACCTCGTGGTGGTATCGTTGGTATTATAGGCCCCAATGGTGTAGGAAAAACTACTTTGTTCCGTATGATAATGGGGTTAGAACAACCCGATAGTGGCACGTTCAAAGTAGGGGAGACTGTAAAAATTTCTTATGTCGATCAAAGTCACGAAGCATTACTGCCAAACAAAACTGTATATGAAGTGGTGAGTGGCGGACTTGATAATTTGGTAGTAGGAAATGTGACGATGAATTCGAGAGCATATTTATCGAGATTCAATTTTAATGGCAATGACCAAAGCAAAATGGTGGGTGTATTATCAGGTGGTGAGCGTAACCGTTTGCACTTGGCTATGACATTGAAAGACGGAGGCAATGTATTACTATTAGACGAGCCTACAAATGATATAGATATTAATACACTTCGTGCACTGGAAGAAGGTATAGAAAACTTTGCAGGATGTGTGGTTATTATAAGTCACGACAGGTGGTTTATTGATAGAGTGGCCACACATATATTAGCTTTTGAAGGCAACTCACAAGTGCATTATTTCGAAGGCAATTATTCTGATTACGAAGAAAACAAAAAAGCAAGACTGGGTGATGTAACACCAAGAAGGACGAGATTTAAGGCGGTAGTATAACAGAATTACGAATTACGATTAAATGTATTATACAAATCGTAATTCGTAATTTGTAATTCGTAATTAAAAAATATATGAATCAATACGAAACATTACTCAAACATGTATATAATAACGGCACATTAAAAAGTGACCGAACTGGTACTGGAACGAAATCAGTTTTTGGATATCAGATGCGATTTAATTTGCAGGAAGGTTTCCCGATGGTGACTACCAAAAGAGTACATTTAAAATCTATTATACATGAATTATTATGGTTTTTGAAAGGTGAAACCAATACCAAATATTTAAAAGAAAACGGCGTAACAATATGGGACGAATGGGCTGACGAAAAAGGAGAGCTTGGCCCTGTATATGGCTACCAGTGGCGTAGTTGGCCTGCTCCCGATGGGAAACATATAGACCAAGTATCAGAAGTATTACAACAACTTAAAACAAATCCCGATAGCCGACGTATGATCGTGAGTGCATGGAATGTGGCTGATTTGCCACGTATGGCTTTGATGCCTTGTCATGCTTTTTTTCAGTTTTATGTAGCCGATGGAAAACTCAGTTGTCAATTATATCAACGCAGTGCCGATTTGTTTTTGGGCGTTCCATTTAATATAGCATCCTATGCTTTGCTTACTTTAATGGTAGCACAAGAGTGCAATTTACAACCAGGCGATTTTATACATACACTCGGCGATGCACATATATATAGTAATCATTTCGAGCAAGTGGAATTGCAATTGAGCCGTGAACCGCGTCCTTATCCAACAATGAAATTAAACCCCAACATAAAATCAGTTTTCGATTTTGTATATGATGATTTTACGTTGGAAAATTATGACCCGTGGCCTGCTATTAAAGGTAGGGTGGCGGTGTAGGTGTTATCTTTAATAACAAGTTTAGAGTATGAAAAAAATATTGCTGTATACCTACTTTATTTTTACATTATCGGCATAGTATTGTGGGGGCTAATACCTCTAAATAATTTCGGTGGCTATAAATTCATTCAAGTTGGATTGATTTTACAGTAAAAACCAAAAGCATTTAGGTTTTGTCATGCCGACGATAGGAGGCATCTATTTTTTTTATATGATGAGATGCCTCGTCCCTCGGCATGACAAAACTCCCAAAATCTTCCTTCTATGGCGAGTCCGCTGCTGGAAACTCTCAGCCGAAAATCGCAATTTGCGACATCAAGTTTTCGCATTCCACTATGAGTCTCTCTAAGAGGATTTATCAGGAGAGTCAGATGTGTAAAAAGTGAAAAAGATTTAAGAACAAGGAACAATGTCCCAGTAATTATCGGGCTTAGATTTTAGAAAATTTTAAAACTTCTTCATTCTTTCCGCCGCGGCGGACGTTAATCCTTGTTCATTATTATTCTTTTATTTTGACTCATAAAATCAGGCGAATGTCCCCATCCGCCGACGGCGAACCGAATCCTATTTCCCGAATCCCATCTTCTTCCTAAACCTTTGCCACCAAGTTAATTTCTTAATGTTTTTTTCTTTATCCTTGTCCACTACTTTGGGTTCTGGTTTATAATCGTAAAACTGTTCGCACTCTCCAGCCATTTTGCCATCTATTCGTATATATATTCCCTTTGCATCTTTTTTGAAATTGATGCCACCAATATTTACTGTTTCTTGTCCTATACCCGTGCTTTGCATACTATATATATCTTCTTCTATCGTATGTATAGAACCTCCTGTTTTTGCGGCCAAGTTTAGGTACATGGGATTGATGCCGTTTTGTGTGCCACATAATATAATTTTGATGGGCACTTTTATACTGTCACTTATGATATAGTCTCTCACACAAGCACTATTATCTGCAATCAAAATAAGCTCATTAAAATCGGGAAAAAATTGTATCGCTTTTATCATGGCTTCAATATCGTTCTCGGGAATATCGCCACCGCTCCCATTTTTCATTACCAAGCGGAATAGCTTAATTACATCGTCTAACCTATCAGCTTTTTCGTGATATATACCACCCGCATAGCCAAGCTTTTTCAAGTACTCGGGTTTGTTGTCGCCATCGTTGAAAAAAGAAAAATATCGAATCCCACTTTGGTTATAGTGCAAGCTATGCCATAGCACACATGATGCTCCATATTGATACATGCTACTGGTCCAGTCCATAACCACCAACGACTTACGCCATTCGGGATGACGGTCGAATATTTTATAAACAGTAGAATCGGTTATGCCGCCCTGTTCTTTTATAAATGCTTCCACATCTTTACGATAAGTCATTTGCAAGCGAGGGCTTACGGCAATTTGGCGTCTATGCTGCTCACGTTTTAGCTCTATAGTTTTTGAGTCAAATATTTTATAGGTAATTGTGATGCCATGCTTGTAGCTTTTTGCTTCTTTGGCATTTTTGCAACCAGTTTGGTAAACAATATGATAATTGATATGAGCATCATTTAGGTTGCTATCCAACCTAAACAGTTCCATTAAACGTTCGTTGAGCAAATAGTGGTAACCTATCGACCATTTATTTTTATCGAGCGGGTATCGGGTATAAACTAAGGTTATATCAGTTACATCCATCGAATCGTAGTCGGGACGCCAATAAGAAGGATTGCGTATGATAGCTGAAGCATAACCATTTTGAAGAAAAACAGTATTAGCCATTGCTGTTTCATATACAGGAATTTCTATGGTAGCGAAACGTGTTTCCACTGCTTCATCGTGGTTTTGTAGCAGACTAGGTTCAAATTTTTTAACAGTGAGTTGAGCTTGCAAACTATGCGTAAGCAAGAAACTAATAATTATATATAAGTATGTATTTTTCTTTGCCAAAAAATGATGATATGGTTACCTAAAAATCTTTCAAATATCAGTTATTCCAATCAAACCATAAAAAAATCAATTGCTTTTCTCACGCTACCATGTTTTTGGAGCAATCCAACTGCTTGTTTTTCATCAACTTCAAGTTGTTCCATAATCATACGCACACCACGGTCAATAAGTTTATTATTGGTCGGGGTCATATCCACCATTTTATTCCCTTTTACTCTTCCCATCTTTATCATCACCGAGGTGGTGAGTATATTAAGC encodes the following:
- the ettA gene encoding energy-dependent translational throttle protein EttA, with the protein product MSNEPHKIIFSMAKVSKTYPPNKQVLKDIYLSFFYGAKIGVLGLNGSGKSSLLKIIAGIDKSYNGEVVFNQDFKIGYLAQEPELDETKTVKEVVSEGVQHIMDILNEYNEINEKLGTPEVYENADVMEKFLNRQGELQDKIDATDAWELDTKLDKAMDALRCPDADTPIKVLSGGERRRVALCRLLLSEPDILLLDEPTNHLDAESVEWLETFLKTYKGTVIAVTHDRYFLDNVAGWILELDRGEGIPWQGNYTSWLEQKTKRMAAEEKSEGKRQKSLERELEWVRMAPKARHAKSKARLGAYDRMMSEEGKEKEQKLELYIPPGPRLGDVVIEAHDVSKAFGSKLLYENLNISLPRGGIVGIIGPNGVGKTTLFRMIMGLEQPDSGTFKVGETVKISYVDQSHEALLPNKTVYEVVSGGLDNLVVGNVTMNSRAYLSRFNFNGNDQSKMVGVLSGGERNRLHLAMTLKDGGNVLLLDEPTNDIDINTLRALEEGIENFAGCVVIISHDRWFIDRVATHILAFEGNSQVHYFEGNYSDYEENKKARLGDVTPRRTRFKAVV
- a CDS encoding thymidylate synthase — encoded protein: MNQYETLLKHVYNNGTLKSDRTGTGTKSVFGYQMRFNLQEGFPMVTTKRVHLKSIIHELLWFLKGETNTKYLKENGVTIWDEWADEKGELGPVYGYQWRSWPAPDGKHIDQVSEVLQQLKTNPDSRRMIVSAWNVADLPRMALMPCHAFFQFYVADGKLSCQLYQRSADLFLGVPFNIASYALLTLMVAQECNLQPGDFIHTLGDAHIYSNHFEQVELQLSREPRPYPTMKLNPNIKSVFDFVYDDFTLENYDPWPAIKGRVAV
- the rpe gene encoding ribulose-phosphate 3-epimerase; this translates as MLIAPSILAADFANLQKETEMLNNSTADWIHVDVMDGMFVPNISFGIPVIQAIKKHSKKPLDVHLMIVDPDRYLQAFKNAGADNLSVHIEACHHLHRTIQGIKELGMKAGVAINPHTSIHGLFDIIADIDLICVMSVNPGFGGQKFIENTYDKVSRLKDMILQKSSKAMIEIDGGVNIQNAPKLRDAGADVLVAGNFVFASSNPLQVIEELKAV